One segment of Gopherus evgoodei ecotype Sinaloan lineage chromosome 20, rGopEvg1_v1.p, whole genome shotgun sequence DNA contains the following:
- the IFNLR1 gene encoding interferon lambda receptor 1 isoform X1, whose protein sequence is MSAGRIRILVALSSLQQILGSLALWQPSVPLSPPRNVTLLSKDFGMALTWLPGEGSPPDVLYTVRYQRWDHKKQWERVQHCRNISQTTCNLTCVSDPYNKFKARVKALSAGRQSPWVESGFMEYHFDVELAPPALEVSVTESTINVSAAFPLASCVESTFIDLKYDLDFWEAGTEDKQMQYYDNMKWDKVTINTREISGNYCLSARASFQVIQLKHSEFSKPMCVLLKSKDMDWKFLVTIAVPLFVLLFLCTAAASILCLCKQAAKRVKRPQALDFSHFRAPGKILEKEPSEKEFFEEDLLVCMEKPALEGRRSCPSVRNHISLKASLLSLWEEEEDDDDSSSFRPYTEMPQFLKRAPNCQVASTSHQRSNSSSELDSSHFEGVSVSDLAGLGFSQLVWRRGSAKGDTSGFQDSEKSFLSESSSLGDFSLFEAQYPATNGHGQHVCQGDTFLQVTVLTEGLNGKPPAYEHRLPMSGPHNTNHQRHPYPDPIVCVALEVSQDSGGFPLEGQLVCFQTLKLAEDEGIASDSDGLTVCLEEDPSPPASLVGETFEVETQGKGGSLQQERDPTFKFQGYQHVRYMPRK, encoded by the exons ATGTCTGCCGGGAGAATCAGAATCCTGGTAGCTCTGTCTTCCTTACAGCAGATTCTAG GCTCCTTAGCTCTGTGGCAGCCCTCCGTGCCACTGTCCCCCCCTCGCAACGTGACGCTGCTGTCGAAGGATTTCGGCATGGCTTTAACGTGGCTCCCCGGAGAGGGGTCCCCACCAGATGTGCTGTATACTGTGAGGTACCAAAG ATGGGATCACAAAAAGCAGTGGGAAAGGGTCCAACACTGCAGAAATATTTCCCAAACCACCTGCAATCTGACTTGTGTGTCAGACCCGTACAACAAATTCAAGGCCCGTGTCAAAGCCCTGTCGGCAGGGCGCCAGTCTCCCTGGGTGGAGTCAGGATTCATGGAATATCATTTTGATG TAGAACTGGCTCCCCCAGCACTAGAAGTGAGCGTGACGGAAAGTACAATCAATGTGAGTGCCGCTTTCCCCCTGGCTTCCTGTGTAGAGAGCACCTTTATCGATCTGAAGTATGACCTGGACTTCTGGGAAGCCGGAACTGAAGACAAG CAGATGCAGTACTACGACAACATGAAGTGGGACAAGGTAACAATCAACACTCGGGAGATAAGCGGCAATTACTGCCTGAGTGCCAGGGCTTCTTTCCAAGTAATCCAACTGAAACACAGCGAGTTTTCCAAGCCAATGTGCGTGCTGTTAAAGTCCAAAG ACATGGACTGGAAGTTCCTAGTCACCATTGCAGTCCCATTGTTCGTCCTGCTTTTCCTTTGCACAGCTGCTGCATCCATCCTATGTCTGTGTAAACAAGCTGCCAAGAGAGTGAAGAGGCCTCAAGCTTTG GATTTCTCCCATTTCAGGGCTCCTGGGAAGATCCTTGAGAAGGAGCCCAGCGAAAAGGAGTTCTTTGAGGAAGACCTCCTCGTCTGCATGGAGAAGCCAGCATTGGAAGGGAGAAGGAGTTGTCCTTCAGTGAGGAACCACATATCACTAAAGGCTTCTCTCCTCTCactctgggaggaggaggaggatgacgaTGACAGCAGCAGTTTCAGACCCTACACTGAAATGCCTCAGTTCCTGAAGAGAGCTCCCAACTGCCAAGTAGCCAGCACGAGTCACCAAAGGTCCAACTCGAGTTCTGAACTGGACAGCTCTCACTTTGAGGGAGTATCTGTGTCTGACCTAGCAGGGTTAGGGTTCTCTCAGCTTGTTTGGAGAAGGGGCTCGGCCAAGGGGGACACCTCTGGGTTCCAAGACAGCGAGAAATCCTTTCTTTCTGAGAGTTCCTCCTTGGGAGACTTCTCTCTCTTTGAAGCCCAATATCCAGCTACAAATGGACATGGGCAACATGTCTGCCAAGGAGACACCTTCCTTCAAGTGACTGTGTTGACGGAGGGGCTCAATGGAAAGCCTCCTGCTTATGAGCACCGCCTGCCAATGAGTGGTCCTCATAACACCAACCATCAGCGGCATCCTTATCCTGACCCAATAGTGTGTGTCGCACTAGAAgtcagtcaggactctggtggtTTCCCTCTTGAGGGGCAGCTTGTTTGCTTCCAGACTTTAAAGCTCGCAGAGGACGAGGGCATCGCAAGCGACAGCGACGGCCTCACAGTGTGCTTGGAAGAAGACCCATCACCCCCGGCCTCGCTAGTAGGCGAGACTTTTGAAGTTGAGACACAGGGGAAAGGTGGCAGcttgcagcaagagagagatcCAACCTTTAAATTCCAGGGATATCAGCATGTGCGTTATATGCCAAGGAAGTGA
- the IFNLR1 gene encoding interferon lambda receptor 1 isoform X2, giving the protein MSAGRIRILVALSSLQQILGSLALWQPSVPLSPPRNVTLLSKDFGMALTWLPGEGSPPDVLYTVRYQRWDHKKQWERVQHCRNISQTTCNLTCVSDPYNKFKARVKALSAGRQSPWVESGFMEYHFDVELAPPALEVSVTESTINVSAAFPLASCVESTFIDLKYDLDFWEAGTEDKMQYYDNMKWDKVTINTREISGNYCLSARASFQVIQLKHSEFSKPMCVLLKSKDMDWKFLVTIAVPLFVLLFLCTAAASILCLCKQAAKRVKRPQALDFSHFRAPGKILEKEPSEKEFFEEDLLVCMEKPALEGRRSCPSVRNHISLKASLLSLWEEEEDDDDSSSFRPYTEMPQFLKRAPNCQVASTSHQRSNSSSELDSSHFEGVSVSDLAGLGFSQLVWRRGSAKGDTSGFQDSEKSFLSESSSLGDFSLFEAQYPATNGHGQHVCQGDTFLQVTVLTEGLNGKPPAYEHRLPMSGPHNTNHQRHPYPDPIVCVALEVSQDSGGFPLEGQLVCFQTLKLAEDEGIASDSDGLTVCLEEDPSPPASLVGETFEVETQGKGGSLQQERDPTFKFQGYQHVRYMPRK; this is encoded by the exons ATGTCTGCCGGGAGAATCAGAATCCTGGTAGCTCTGTCTTCCTTACAGCAGATTCTAG GCTCCTTAGCTCTGTGGCAGCCCTCCGTGCCACTGTCCCCCCCTCGCAACGTGACGCTGCTGTCGAAGGATTTCGGCATGGCTTTAACGTGGCTCCCCGGAGAGGGGTCCCCACCAGATGTGCTGTATACTGTGAGGTACCAAAG ATGGGATCACAAAAAGCAGTGGGAAAGGGTCCAACACTGCAGAAATATTTCCCAAACCACCTGCAATCTGACTTGTGTGTCAGACCCGTACAACAAATTCAAGGCCCGTGTCAAAGCCCTGTCGGCAGGGCGCCAGTCTCCCTGGGTGGAGTCAGGATTCATGGAATATCATTTTGATG TAGAACTGGCTCCCCCAGCACTAGAAGTGAGCGTGACGGAAAGTACAATCAATGTGAGTGCCGCTTTCCCCCTGGCTTCCTGTGTAGAGAGCACCTTTATCGATCTGAAGTATGACCTGGACTTCTGGGAAGCCGGAACTGAAGACAAG ATGCAGTACTACGACAACATGAAGTGGGACAAGGTAACAATCAACACTCGGGAGATAAGCGGCAATTACTGCCTGAGTGCCAGGGCTTCTTTCCAAGTAATCCAACTGAAACACAGCGAGTTTTCCAAGCCAATGTGCGTGCTGTTAAAGTCCAAAG ACATGGACTGGAAGTTCCTAGTCACCATTGCAGTCCCATTGTTCGTCCTGCTTTTCCTTTGCACAGCTGCTGCATCCATCCTATGTCTGTGTAAACAAGCTGCCAAGAGAGTGAAGAGGCCTCAAGCTTTG GATTTCTCCCATTTCAGGGCTCCTGGGAAGATCCTTGAGAAGGAGCCCAGCGAAAAGGAGTTCTTTGAGGAAGACCTCCTCGTCTGCATGGAGAAGCCAGCATTGGAAGGGAGAAGGAGTTGTCCTTCAGTGAGGAACCACATATCACTAAAGGCTTCTCTCCTCTCactctgggaggaggaggaggatgacgaTGACAGCAGCAGTTTCAGACCCTACACTGAAATGCCTCAGTTCCTGAAGAGAGCTCCCAACTGCCAAGTAGCCAGCACGAGTCACCAAAGGTCCAACTCGAGTTCTGAACTGGACAGCTCTCACTTTGAGGGAGTATCTGTGTCTGACCTAGCAGGGTTAGGGTTCTCTCAGCTTGTTTGGAGAAGGGGCTCGGCCAAGGGGGACACCTCTGGGTTCCAAGACAGCGAGAAATCCTTTCTTTCTGAGAGTTCCTCCTTGGGAGACTTCTCTCTCTTTGAAGCCCAATATCCAGCTACAAATGGACATGGGCAACATGTCTGCCAAGGAGACACCTTCCTTCAAGTGACTGTGTTGACGGAGGGGCTCAATGGAAAGCCTCCTGCTTATGAGCACCGCCTGCCAATGAGTGGTCCTCATAACACCAACCATCAGCGGCATCCTTATCCTGACCCAATAGTGTGTGTCGCACTAGAAgtcagtcaggactctggtggtTTCCCTCTTGAGGGGCAGCTTGTTTGCTTCCAGACTTTAAAGCTCGCAGAGGACGAGGGCATCGCAAGCGACAGCGACGGCCTCACAGTGTGCTTGGAAGAAGACCCATCACCCCCGGCCTCGCTAGTAGGCGAGACTTTTGAAGTTGAGACACAGGGGAAAGGTGGCAGcttgcagcaagagagagatcCAACCTTTAAATTCCAGGGATATCAGCATGTGCGTTATATGCCAAGGAAGTGA